The Streptococcus oralis DNA window TCATTTGCCACATCCAGTCGCCAAGCATCAATATCAAACTCTTCAATCCAGTAGGTAGCAACTTTTAAGAGATAGTCTTTGACTTGAGGGTTTGCCGTATTGAGCTTGGGCATATAGCTGGCAAAGGCAAAGGTATGGTAAGGGAGCTTTCTTGGATTTCCAAGCTTATCTTTGGTCACGGGAAATTCTTGAACATGGAACCAGTCTTTGTAAACAGAATCTTCACCATGCTTGAGAACATCCTGCCACTGAGGAGACTGATCCCCGATATGATTGAAAACAGCATCCAGCATGATTTTCATCCCTCTCTGATGGGCCTCCTCCACCAGTTTACGAAAGGTTTCCTTATCTCCAAAATGACGATCAATTTCGAAATAATCCGTCGTATTATACTTGTGATTGCTTGGGGATTCAAAAATCGGACAGAGATAAAGACCTGTAATCCCTAAGTCTTGCAAGTAATCCAGATGATCAATAATGCCCTGTAAATCACCACCAAAAAAATCACTCGTCTTTGGCTTGATAGAGGAATCCCAAGTTAGTGCACCTTCGGGTGAAATCTCAGGGGTCCCATTAGCAAAGCGTTCTGGGAAAATCTGGTACCATACCGTCTCTGCTACCCAGTCAGGAACATGGCAAGCATCAATCTCATGGATATACGGAATTTTAAAGCCATTTCCTTCATAATGAAGGTTTTCTAGCGTGTTTTCAACATATCCCTTATCGCCATATAAAATACTCTGACCTAGCTTATCTTTGAGTTCAAAAAGATACTGTAGTCGAGCATAGCCCACTGAAACTTCTGCTTGCCAGTAATCAAATAAGGCATCAGAAGTTACTTTGATCATTGCCTTGCTTGCTTCATAATGGTCCTCTAAAAAGATAAAAGTATCTCCATAATGCAAATGGATGCTTTCAATATCATCTTTCTTAGTCCGGATACGAATGTGCATTATCTTATCCTTATAAAGATAAGCATACTCTGACTCTGGTCTATGGTAAATGGCACTTAATTCCATTGTATCTGTCTCCTAGTTTACTTTCATTCATTTGCGAAGCAAACGTTTTCACAATTGTGATTCTAGTATACTACTTTAAAATTTTATTTTCAAGACTTGTCCGTAGTTTCGAGTGGATTGTTTTTGAGAATATAAAAAAGCAGTAAGTCTTAATACCTACTACTTTCTGATTGATGATTTACAAATGCCTTTCCAGCCAATCTATCTTTTTAAAATCCTTATTGTTATTGTGGTCATTTCTATAGGAATCTTGAGAAGAAGCTTTATATATACTGAAATACTGTTCTAAACTTGGAACACGAAACGTGATGTCCTCGGGATGAATCAACTCTATATCTGATTCAGATACTCCTGCAAAATCAGGTAAGGAATCGATACTTCCAAATTCAACGCTCACATCATCTTTTTGGAATTCGTGCTCGTGAATATCTACCAAGGTATAGCCTAAGTGGTTCATCACTTTCATTATCTTGTCCCACTCATAAATCCTGAGATGATCAGGCGCATCCCAGCCTCTAGGATCTCCAGGAACATGAATGTCAATGTCAGACGGCTGCCATTCTTCATTTGAACGGTATTCAAAACCCAAAGACCCCATGAGTGTCGGTGTGATTCCGACTTGGTTTAAATGAAAACAAATTGTTCGAAATTCATCAAATAGAGAATTCATTCCTCCTCCAATCGTTGATATAGAACTTAATTTCGTTGTGAACAATAAACTAATTTTTACCTTCTACTCTTTCGGTTTTGAAAATACTTCTACTCGTTGAGCTAGGACTTTGATTTCTACAGGTAGGTTATCCGATTTATCGCCGTCAACATCTGACTCCAATTCACTATCTGAAGAGATTTTAATATTACGTGCTCTGATATACTCAATATTATCATTTCCGACAACATCTCCTTTTAGTAAATCAGGAATAACGGATAATTTAGAGAATATAGAAGCATCTTTTAGAATCAAAATATTAGCATAGCCATCTTTGTCTTCTTCAAAGATTTTCTTATCAGCGAAGTAATTGGTCAAGAGAACCAAAACATGGCTCGCTTCACCTTCATAATTTCCATTTTCTGTCTCAATCTTAATGTTAAAGACCTGATCCGTCATCACAGACTTCATGGTATTTACAGCGTAGGCTAAAATACCGAATTTTGTCTTGTCCTCGATCTCCACATTGTGAATCGCCTCAGGCAGAGAACCGATACTAAAGATATAACCAAAATAGTTGTCATTCGCTTTACCAATATCAATCTTATTGGTTAAATTAAAATCGAGTTCATCAATCGCGCCATCGATGTCTTGATTGATTTCCAACAGTTTCGTAATGAGGTTGCCCGTACCGCCAGGGATAATCCCTAACTTCGGAATGTAGTCTCTCTCAGCAATACCCGAAATGACTTCATTGACAGTCCCGTCTCCACCGAAAACAACCACTGCATCGTACTCCTCACGAGACGCTTCCTCAGCAAAGTGTGTTGCATCCAGTGCTTTTTCGGTAATTTTGGTTTCCACGTGCTCAAAATAATCTTTGGCCTTATTCTCCAGCTTGACCTTATAATCCAAGGCCTTTTCCCCACCAGAGGTAGGGTTAATAATTAACATTGCTTTTTTCATTAATAATACTCCTTTAAAAGTTACAAAAATTCTAGTAACTAATTATATCACTTGAGTTGTGGAAACGCCATCTAAATGCTTGAAAAATCGAATCCACTAACTAGAATAGAGACGTTAATCTGTCAAATAAAACACTCAACTTTTTAAAAATTCTTTAGACTTCCGTACGATATAGTGCTGTTCATCTTCTTGAGCGAGTTTTCTAAACAATTCATTCGCCCTAGTCATATCCCCTTTTAATTTAGAGTTCAAAGCTTGATAGTAACTGATTTCCAATTGTTGATATTTAAACTCGTTTTCCAATTCTTCAAAATAATCATTGAATTGATGAGCAATTGTTAAATCGTAAAGCGCAATACTAACGCTTTTTGTTTTCTCAGCTAGAGACGAATCTGAGATGGACATTTTGTTTAGTATAAGATCAAGCTGGTCCCTGGTCAGGTTTGGATTTGCAAGAACTGTCGAGCGAATAAGATAACTTTCTAAAAAATCCCTATATTTCGGCTTCAGTTTTTGATCAGTCATTGCTTCAGAAGCCTCCTTAATGGCAGCATCGAAATCACCAATCATATAGGAATAGCCAACAGATGTTAGTGTCACATCCATTTTTATAATAGCTCTTTTTGCAACTTTCTTCAATTCAATGTATTGCTTCCAAGACGGTAAATCTAAATCCATATGAAGTAACTTAGTACCGCTCCTTAAATACCCTCTTCTGATTAGCGCAATGAAAAGAAATAAGAGTGCATTTATGAATAAAATACAAAGGGTTTGAATAGTCCTATCTTTCACCATCCAAGCTACAAAAAGAATGAGAAGAACAGCCAAAACAATCACGACTTTTCTATAAAATCCATATTTCTTGCGTATTTCTAGATAATTCATTTTTACTCCCTTTCTAAATTATAAAATATCATTACGTGAGCAGTTCTTGACCTTAAATGAGTAATTGACCAACAAAATGCTCTCTATTCAGTTCCCTAATTTTTCTTATAAAATAACCCAATGTGACCTGCAAAAGAGGATCATAAAATAGCTTTCATCTTAATTTATAACTTCTCAATCTTTTCAAAAACAAGTTCTTGCTTTTCGACACTTTCTCGGAGTGGTGACATGCCTAAAATCACTGTAAAAAATCCCAATAATAGAATACTATTAATAACAAGTAAGGCTCCCTCTGTTCCATTAACAGTATATAGATAAAATGCAAAACATCCAAGAGTCGGAACAAGGATAAAAGGAAGAAGTTTGTAATGTTTTAATTGACGCTTATTTCCAACTGGTTTAAAAGTTATTTGATAGTTTGAAACTTTATTCTCAAGTCTTTTTTGGACGCTATGACGAGCTCTTATGGCAATGAACCAGAAAGCAAGATAAGCTAGGAAAATGAATAGGCCATATAAGCCTATCTTTAAAGGAAGGTTGTGACTAATCCCATTGTTTCTAAAAAAATTTGTCACAAGCCGATAGCCAGATCCCCCTATTGCTGTACCAATTGCAATCCCAATTGATTTACTCATAGTTGGAGCTACACTCTCAAAACGCATATCTCTTTTATCTAACTTTTGCATTTTTGCAGTAATTTCATCGGGAAGAGAACCCCAGAAATAGGATTTTGGACTAATGGTCGTCAAATCTAGAATATACTTTTCTCCCTCAACTTCCACTATTTTGAAAAAAGCTTTATTCGTTTCTTTAAATTTTACTTTCATACTCACCTTTAAATCCTTCTCAGAGTTAAAAAACTCTTTTCAATAACATTGCTAAATCGTTAGCCCCGTTTTTTAATAATAGTTAAACCAATTTTGACAGACATCTCTTTCGATGTTAACTGTATTGTGATCCCATAATTTGTTTTATCTGAGTGATCTATTCTAATTTGGCATGTTGTTTCCTCAGGTAAATCATATTTGCTTTTCAATTTCTGAAAGAGTTCAGAGTGAGTGTCTGGCTGGTAGATAATTTCACTAAGCTCTGTTGTTCCAGTTCTTAACGTTCTTTTTACATTCAAGGAGTCAAAAACATCTCTTTTGACAACTAAGTTAAGAATCTCTTCATCAAATAAAGGGTCTATCTCCGAATCGTAATGCAACTTGCCATTAGAATAACTAACAGGAACCGTTTTTTTGTTTTCTCCGATTTGTATTCTATAGTCACCCTTACCCTCTGCCTTGGTAATGTCTAGGTCAATTTCATATCTTTTGACTTCGTCACCATTTTTTATATAGACTCTGCTTTTATAAGCTTCCAGCCCATTAAAATCCTTCTGCTCTTGTTCCAAAAATTTAAACATAGACTCAAACGTTTTTTCAAACTCGAACTGTTCCTTTGTTCTATTTTGGGTAATAGTTTCACCACCAAAACTACAAGCATTCAATGAAGATGCTGTCAAAAGAATAACAAGAACTCCAGTTAACCATAAACACCATTTAAACTTTTTCATATTTTATTTAATCCTTTTTTCGAGTCATAAAAGTAAGATTTTTTCAAAAATCTATAAATGTTTAGTTTAACTTACGCTAGTTCTACGTCAACTCCAGCTGCAGCAAAAGTTTCCTTAACTTGTTCAAAATTACTTGACATGATTGTCGCTTGTTTTAAATTTGGGAACTGCTTTAATTCAGCCAAACTAACCTCATTCAAATCAAAAATACTATCCTCACCATCCCACTGAGGAATCAGATTCATAAAGATTTCATTCCCGCCATCCATATCAATCTCTTTTACAAGACTTGCATACTTCTGTGAAATCTGAAAATTTTTAAAGTATTCTAAGGCAGGCTCGACAAATTCTGTACTTTCTGTATCAATATCCAACTCGCTAAATTCCTCTGAAAAATCAAAAATATCAAAAGCTGGATTTAAAAGCTCAAAATCATACATCAATACTTGGATAATAGCTAGTTTAAAATTCAGATTATCAAAATGAAGATATTTTTCTTGAACAACTTTTGGATTTGATTTTTGACGTTCATGCTTGATTTCTGGATAGTAAGAAATGGTGAGTGGATATCTCATTACATCTGGTCTTCCATTAAAATTTGTTCCACGAGGGGTCCATAAAATAAAATTGAAATCCCCAGTTCTGTGTCTATCATAAAGAAAATAGGGAGTCTTCCCATCAGTGGATACTAAGGCATGACAAGGCATCTTGGGTAATTCTTCTTCCCCAAACATAGGTTTTACAA harbors:
- a CDS encoding glycoside hydrolase family 13 protein, with protein sequence MELSAIYHRPESEYAYLYKDKIMHIRIRTKKDDIESIHLHYGDTFIFLEDHYEASKAMIKVTSDALFDYWQAEVSVGYARLQYLFELKDKLGQSILYGDKGYVENTLENLHYEGNGFKIPYIHEIDACHVPDWVAETVWYQIFPERFANGTPEISPEGALTWDSSIKPKTSDFFGGDLQGIIDHLDYLQDLGITGLYLCPIFESPSNHKYNTTDYFEIDRHFGDKETFRKLVEEAHQRGMKIMLDAVFNHIGDQSPQWQDVLKHGEDSVYKDWFHVQEFPVTKDKLGNPRKLPYHTFAFASYMPKLNTANPQVKDYLLKVATYWIEEFDIDAWRLDVANEVDHQFWRDFRKAVLAKKSDLYILGEVWHTSQPWLNGDEFHAVMNYPLSDSIKDYFLRGVKKSPQFINEIKSQSMYYRQQISEVMFNLLDSHDTERILATAKGDVQLVKSALACLFLQRGTPCFYYGTELELGGGPDPDCRRVMPWERVSDSNEMLNFMKKLIQLRKDVSGIIQHGTYSLQEIKPDVLALEWNYDGKKIQAIFNQSTENYLLEDSDAVALASHCQVLEQQLVILPKGFIIQ
- a CDS encoding DUF6892 domain-containing protein; translation: MFSFFKKKSPKNLEINFHDNSMVMNGTSLSFPLSLKDIEAVLGKPDQVVKKENKYIKYIYDNAGIVFEHSLSVKNHLKKCRVYIDDEHLLSTISLYYGDVVKPMFGEEELPKMPCHALVSTDGKTPYFLYDRHRTGDFNFILWTPRGTNFNGRPDVMRYPLTISYYPEIKHERQKSNPKVVQEKYLHFDNLNFKLAIIQVLMYDFELLNPAFDIFDFSEEFSELDIDTESTEFVEPALEYFKNFQISQKYASLVKEIDMDGGNEIFMNLIPQWDGEDSIFDLNEVSLAELKQFPNLKQATIMSSNFEQVKETFAAAGVDVELA
- a CDS encoding diacylglycerol/lipid kinase family protein, yielding MKKAMLIINPTSGGEKALDYKVKLENKAKDYFEHVETKITEKALDATHFAEEASREEYDAVVVFGGDGTVNEVISGIAERDYIPKLGIIPGGTGNLITKLLEINQDIDGAIDELDFNLTNKIDIGKANDNYFGYIFSIGSLPEAIHNVEIEDKTKFGILAYAVNTMKSVMTDQVFNIKIETENGNYEGEASHVLVLLTNYFADKKIFEEDKDGYANILILKDASIFSKLSVIPDLLKGDVVGNDNIEYIRARNIKISSDSELESDVDGDKSDNLPVEIKVLAQRVEVFSKPKE
- a CDS encoding phosphoribosylanthranilate isomerase; translation: MNSLFDEFRTICFHLNQVGITPTLMGSLGFEYRSNEEWQPSDIDIHVPGDPRGWDAPDHLRIYEWDKIMKVMNHLGYTLVDIHEHEFQKDDVSVEFGSIDSLPDFAGVSESDIELIHPEDITFRVPSLEQYFSIYKASSQDSYRNDHNNNKDFKKIDWLERHL
- a CDS encoding DUF443 family protein, which encodes MKVKFKETNKAFFKIVEVEGEKYILDLTTISPKSYFWGSLPDEITAKMQKLDKRDMRFESVAPTMSKSIGIAIGTAIGGSGYRLVTNFFRNNGISHNLPLKIGLYGLFIFLAYLAFWFIAIRARHSVQKRLENKVSNYQITFKPVGNKRQLKHYKLLPFILVPTLGCFAFYLYTVNGTEGALLVINSILLLGFFTVILGMSPLRESVEKQELVFEKIEKL